Genomic segment of Eretmochelys imbricata isolate rEreImb1 chromosome 24, rEreImb1.hap1, whole genome shotgun sequence:
TGACCTTGTGGCAGACGGGGCACTCCTGGGGCATCTGGGAGCGACGCTTACGCACCAGCTTGTCAGGGCTGTCCAGGCCGGGGGCcaggggctcctgctgcagggagctcaGGTAGGCCATGAGGTCAGGGTCAATGGGGTCCTCGTCAGAGCCAGCGTCCTCGGGAGACAGGGCTGGCTGGTAGGGGTAGGGATACGGGTAGGGGTAGGGGTGCGggggcagctcctcctcctcagccgCCTCGTAGCCCTCGTagggctgggccaggccctcGGGCGCCGGGGGCGGCAGGGGAGAGGGCTCCCGAGGCTCGGGCAAGGGGCTGCCGGGGCCCGGCTCCTCAGTGTGGTGGTTGAGCCGGGAGGATCGAGCCTGCAGGAACTTGCGGGTCTTCTTGCTGCGGCGGGGGGGCCGggcgggcagggagcagggtggccCCGGGCCCATCCGGCAGGGCGGCGAAGGCCTCGAGGTAGCGGCGCGCCCGCTCGCAGTCCCCGTCGTCGGGCCCGGGCGCCTCCCGCCCGCTGCCCTGCAGGATCTCCACGCAGGCAGCGATGACGCAGGGGATCTCCAGCAGCTGGGCGGCCTGCAGCACCTCACCCATGTTGGCGCTGCTGATGGTGAGCGTGGCCGTGTAGGCGAACTCCAGCAGCGCGCCCAGCGCCTCGGGCCCCACGAAGTCCAGCTCGCAGACCTCCTGCCCCGcgcctggccccggccccgcgAACAGCTTCTTGAAGTAgcggctgcagccagccagcacgGCCCGGTGGGTGCGGTACTCCAGCCCCCGCGTCTTGATGGTCACGTCGCACAGCACCCCGAGCTGGCGCTGCTCGTTCAGGCTGCTCAGCAAGTCGCTGCTGTGGTCCGGGAAGGGGATGCCGATCAGGTCATCCTCGGGGCTCCCCATCCTCCTCACCTGCAGGCGGAGACAGGGCCTGGTCAGAGCCTTGCGCTCCCTGCGGCACCCGCCCCGGCTTCTGCGAGTCTGGGCCGGGGGGCAGCGAAGGCAGCTCCCATGCTGGGACTAGCCCTGCCCCGAGCCAGGCCCTACAGGGGGCTGGGCCCCCTCCCCAGAGCGCCAACACTCAAGCCCCAGGGATAaccccctccactgccccagggagcagccagggCCCTCAGCCCTACAGGACccagggggagggaagcagcCCACAGGGCCGCatggaagtgggagggagcagcCACTCAAAGGAAACTTCTGTGGTGAGAGCGTTAGGTGGCTGGCTCCGCCACCGGTGGaggaaacccccccgccccggagcgATGCCAATGCTGGTGTGCAGGGGGGGAGTGGGCGTGCAGCCCCCCAGCACAGCAGATTCCTAGAAGAGATAACGCCGGCACCACGCTCCCATGGCGCCGATAAAATCTGCCCCGAGGAGCTCAGACTGACGCCggctgggcggggggagcagaATTTGTGGGACCCCTAAGCAGGGGGCAACGTCTGGTGCTGGGAAGGTGCACCTCAAATTCAGCGGCTCCTTGCCCCCCATCTCAAGggtgtcagcagcccccccccgccccacagggcAGGGCTCACGGGCAGACCCCCTGAGCTGGGGATCCGTTTGCACTAAAGCCAGATACTGCTAGGGGCTCCCTATCCCCAGCAGGTACCAGCcgcctcccagagccaggcagggggagagaagtctgtgcaggaggccagagctggggaggggggcacagggagcagggcaggggacgCACCTACACCCAGGGCTTAGATTCACGCCTGGGTAAAGGCCCCCTGCCAGGAACCGGGGCTTCGTCTTCCCCCGCAGCCCAGACACAGCCGCAGCACCCGCTCGCCGCCCCCCTCGGTACGACCACACCAAAGGGGGAAATCTCAGCACGCCGCATTTGAATTAGCACCCGGCGCAGGCGGCTTCCTGAGCCGCCACTCacagccccccagcacccagccctgaGACCTCCCCTGGCACGCACCAGCTCCCCACGTGGGCATGAGACATGGGCACAGGGCCCCAACCTCGCCACCAAGCCCCTAATGGGGCAGATGCCCCCGTCCCCGGGGCACACACGGGCCCtgtgctggcagccccagcagaggCCAAGCGGActggcctctctctgccccagacaGTGAGGGGAccgggggtgggcaggggagcgTGTCCAGCTGCTACCCGGGCTGCAGTGGTGCCAAGCAAGGGTCCCCTGGGCTCTCAGCCCAGTGAAGGGAGCCATGGACCCTGATACAAGCCATGCCAACCGGGCCCCTCCTCCCCTAAAGCTGAGGGCAGCAGGGCCATGGAgaccaaccccccctccccatctgggACACGGGGCTGGGCTTTGTCTGGGGCAGTACCAGCCCCCCCACAAGGCCCGGCCCAGCCTCACCCCaccgcacccccctgccccagccacattACAGCCCCTAAGAGCTCTGAGGCCCAGTGACATCACGAGCTCCGAGAGCCCCAGACCTGCCAGGGAGCCAAACGGTGCAGGGGCAGCTGGGACTTAGCcagagccggggatagaacccaggagtcctggcacccactGCCCGCCTCTCACCACcagagactgctgctgctgccgggggaGCCTGCCCCAGCGCTCCCCACTCCGAGCTGGTGAGAGGGGCCAAGTGGCGCGGGAGGAGCGCCCAGCGCCGGGGTAGGGCAGGACCCATGGCCGCgggcggctgggctgggggcagagcgtaGCGAGGAATGAGGGTGAGTGAGGggcccctccctgtccccagctgTGCGGGAAGGCAGGGGACATGCCCCCTCTTGCCCAGCTGGGGGAGGTGTGGACGGCAGCCCCATGGcaaacaggccctgccccccacggcCGCTCCCTGTGCTTGGGTGCCAGCCAGCTGGGGCTGCCTCCCGGTGCAGGGAGGTGGGAACAGCgctgcccctcccctctctgccaaGCAGGATCCACCGGCAGGGCAGGCAGCAGCCTCCAAGTCAAGCAGGCGCCCGGGAAGGAGGCTGCGTCAGGGCTACTGGGGCGAAGCAGAGCCGGGCTGAAACCCCATCTCCAGGGTTGGGTCCAAGCCCCTGCCCAGATGCCCACACAAGGGACCTGCCAGCTACGCAGACcctgctgccccacagcacccagcCCTCCTGCCACGGGGCACTTTGCCTCTCCCATCTCTGGTGATGCTCCGCTCtgggctcagccccaccccagccacagCAAGGAGCCCCCACTGCTGGGGGATGGGGCCCAAGGCTAGGGCTCCTGCTAGCTGGTGCTCGCCCCTGTTCAGCGCCTGGGGAGTGGGGCTACTGGATGAGAGGAGGGCAGGGACTGGTCCGTGGTCACACAGCAAGCGgggaagggaacccaggagtcctggctcccagccccactcactaactcaccagaccccactccccgccccgagctggggacagaacccaggagtcctggttcctagCACTGGGCGTTGAGCACTAGGCTAGGCCttctcccagcagcctctctctcaGAGGGTGCAAGCCTGGCTGGATGAGAGGGAGCAGATTAGCACGGATTAACCCATCCCACCCCTCAGAGCAGACAAGCCGTGacaaaaccccaatcagattagGGAGGAGATTAGCAGGGGGGGATTAGCGAGCAGGAGATTTCACACACAGCAGATCAGCCCCAGTGAGCGGAGGGCACTGGAGTAGTTGGgggacacccacacacacacacagctaggaGATCCTCAAGGAGCGCCTCACCCCAAGCCAGAGgcacaggctgccccagggccggGGGGCTCTCAAGGCAGGGACCGTGTCCCCAGAACCCAGCACAACAGGGGCTGCCGTGACACAAAGCACTGGCCCAGACCGGGACCCAGCCAGCCCTGGGACGGGGTGCTGAGCTGGGGATACCCGAGCATCTGCCAAGGGCGGAGGGGGAGCAGAAAGACtgtcaggagggaggggggcagacccgggagaggaggcagctccaggctgggagggaggggcaccggcagagctggggggcaggcctgggctggcagtgaggggcaccggcagagtgGGGGTGCCTGGAATagcggggggctctgggggggcgGTCTGGGATTGCCATTTCTCATTCTAGCAGGCCCAGCACACAGGAATCCAGCCCCCACATATTGTTTTGCTCCCTGTATCCTGCCGCACCAGGGAGCTGGGGCCAGCCAGAGCCGCCCGAAACCCAAACACATGCACGGGAGAGGGGCGCCCGGCCTGGCCCTTCACGCTCCGCAGCTCTTCCTGTTTCCAGGGCAGCACCAGATTGCCTGGCAGCTAATGGCCAGGGGGGTGACACATCCCCCCCCGCCAATACACCCAAATGGCCCAGGTCCCTGCTGGGAAAATTCCACAGCAGCTCAGGGGCCACATGCAGGGGGACGGGGCCCCTCGCACCGACCTGGGCAGGCCCCCTGGGGCTCCACATTCGGGGCCCCTTGCACCGATGCCCCCACAGAGCCTTGCCCCCTTCCCCGACTGTGCCCCCCCCCGACCCGCTCCCCACAGGCCTGATGGCTTGGTGCAGCGAGAGCTAACTGAGAACCCTGGCGTTTCGCTCTCGATTCCCCTGCCGGAGTCAgatccgcccccacccccccacgtcTCTCGCAGTTTcacagctcctgcccccaccAGGGTGCAACTCTCCCTGCGGGTGAGAGAGAGGCCCCCACGCCAACAGTGcttcccaccctgctgctgcGCCCAGCCAGACCTGCCAGCCCCGCAGCCAGCGCCTCGCCGCTCCCTTTCTCCAGCCCCGGCGGGACCCCTGCTACAGCCCTTTGGGCAACTCCTCAGGTGGCACCAGCCCCCAGGGGCGCCCCCCACTGCCCGGCATGCCCCAGACCAGGCCCCAGCTCAGCCGGCTAGGGGGCCCCCACATCACAAGTGGGAATCTCCAGCCATTAACCTGCAACCTCTGGGGCGCAGAGGAGAGGGAGGCGAGGAGCAGCATGCCCCATGCCACAGCTCAGCGTGGGACCTACCCTGGGGTCACTGCGCCCGACAcagcaacgggggggggggggggcagggggctatGGCCCAGCTGAGCTAGGAAGTGGAAGGTCAGCTGCCCCATAACCCCCTGGCCTGGCAGATGGGCAACGGTCGGCACACAGACCGGATGGCACTGCCAAGGGGCAGGCCCGTCCCAGTGGCGGGCAGGCGGGCGGACTTTCCATCACACCCACTGCCTGTTACTGCCCCCCCCCAGTGCATCCTCCCCACAGGAGCAGCTCTGCATGTGGAGCCGGAGTTACCATCGAGCCAGATGAGAGCGATAAGCGACGCGGCGGGGGGGCAGGTGTGTGGGTGCAGAGCGCAGCCCGGAAATGGAGAGCGGCCGCACAGCGCAGCCCCCGCCCCATGGAGCAGCCAGGCCCCAGGGCTCTGACCCCAGGACCCCCCGGCCAGCCCCTTCAGAGATGgttccccaacccctcccacaggggtggggggggtgaacCTGGGCTCGGCGCAGGGAACCACCCCCCGCAGCTGCGAGAAAACAGcaagtcccccacccccattcttctGGGCCAGGAGCCGCAGCGCCTCCCCAGCCCCGCTGGGCCAAGCTGCGAGCAGGCTCTAGCCCCCCCCAGCCTTGCTGCAGAGCACAGCCTGGCCTGCGCGGGGGTACGGTGGGTCACGCACGGGCAGGGGTCCTGCAACCCAGCCCAGACCAGAGACGCTCCTTAGGATCCCAACgatggggaggagcgggggcctacgtctcaccccctcccctggtttACCCAGtgctccccccccggccccagctcaggCCCATCCGCAGCACCGAGGCCCTTCCCCTGCCATGAATCATCCACAGCCCCGGCTGGGCGCTTGGGGACAGGGCTCACCCGCGACTCAGCCCTGCAGCGCCCAGCACCACGGGGCCCAGCACAGAGCAGGGCCTGCAGGATCCGACGGCGCCCCGAACCAAGCCAAGGCGGCACCCTCGctctcccccaggccagccatggagcaggggttgggggaccccctgctcccagcactgcgGCTGGGCCTGCAGCAGCGGGGCCGGGCAGGGCGCCTGGAAGCTGCGTCAGCTCCCGGGCCAGGCCTGGGCCCAGGGTGATCTCACTCTTTCCAGCACAGTGCAGCCAGCTCTGGCACCGGAAAGCAGAGCCAGTGCCGGTAAGGGGGGCCTGTTCCCAATCGCTGCGGTGAGCCGGGGCCGAGGCAGCGCGGCTCCCCACGCCCACGGCTCCTCTCCGAGCTGCCGCATGGCCTCCCAGGGGCCCAGCAGTCCCACCGAGCGGGGGCGGCCTGTCTCCCCAGGTCCCAACAGGCCCTGGCCGTCTCCCCTGGTAACAGGGCCACAGCCCCGGCGGGGAACAATGCAATCCCCAGCGGGTCAGCCTGACACCATGTGCCCGGCAGGCTGGGCCCCGCGCAGAGGCCAGCTCCGCCCCGCCCCGTGTGTCAGCCACGCAGGAGGAGCCCTTGTGCAACTTTATTAGTT
This window contains:
- the ZBTB7B gene encoding LOW QUALITY PROTEIN: zinc finger and BTB domain-containing protein 7B (The sequence of the model RefSeq protein was modified relative to this genomic sequence to represent the inferred CDS: deleted 1 base in 1 codon) — translated: MGSPEDDLIGIPFPDHSSDLLSSLNEQRQLGVLCDVTIKTRGLEYRTHRAVLAGCSRYFKKLFAGPGPGAGQEVCELDFVGPEALGALLEFAYTATLTISSANMGEVLQAAQLLEIPCVIAACVEILQGSGREAPGPDDGDCERARRYLEAFAALPDGPGATLLPARPAPRRSKKTRKFLQARSSRLNHHTEEPGPGSPLPEPREPSPLPPPAPEGLAQPYEGYEAAEEEELPPHPYPYPYPYPYQPALSPEDAGSDEDPIDPDLMAYLSSLQQEPLAPGLDSPDKLVRKRRSQMPQECPVCHKVIHGAGKLPRHMRTHTGEKPFACEVCGVRFTRNDKLKIHMRKHTGERPYSCQHCSARFLHSYDLKNHMHLHTGARPYECYLCHKAFAKDDHLQRHLKGQNCLEVRTRRRRREEPPPPPAGPPGLDLSNGRLESLRLSLARFWDPARAPPPNEDEEEEEGEEGPQLDGAVPVETA